The following are encoded in a window of Acetonema longum DSM 6540 genomic DNA:
- a CDS encoding ABC transporter permease, whose product MEKETFRREVKYRLAFLERALPYWASYISVIILLIIWELLVRMGVIAGLYLPAPSSIMAAAAQMIASGELLTNLQASLIRIAAGFFIGSAAGILTGLLTGISRLAEVTGNPVIYSLYPVPKIALLPLFVLWLGIGELPKITMISLGVFFPVVINTYSGVKNLDPLLIKAAVTFGAGRVSLMTKVILPGSLPVIFAGLKLAAGTSLLLLAAAEMIAAQEGIGAMILHYGDLMLTTKLMVGVVTLSLLGVVFNHLLGWVERRMIPWKQ is encoded by the coding sequence CGCTGCCTTATTGGGCTTCTTATATATCCGTGATTATCCTGCTGATCATCTGGGAACTGTTGGTCAGGATGGGGGTGATAGCCGGGCTATATCTGCCGGCTCCCAGTTCCATCATGGCTGCTGCGGCTCAGATGATTGCCAGCGGTGAGCTTTTGACTAACCTTCAGGCCAGCCTGATCCGAATCGCCGCCGGATTTTTCATCGGCAGCGCTGCCGGCATCCTGACCGGCCTCTTGACCGGGATTTCCCGGCTGGCGGAAGTCACCGGCAATCCGGTGATCTATTCCTTGTATCCCGTGCCCAAAATTGCTCTCCTGCCGCTGTTTGTTCTCTGGCTTGGCATCGGCGAATTGCCTAAGATCACGATGATTAGTTTGGGCGTGTTCTTTCCGGTGGTCATTAACACCTATTCCGGGGTCAAAAACCTGGACCCCTTGCTTATCAAAGCCGCCGTCACTTTTGGCGCCGGCCGGGTCAGCCTGATGACCAAAGTCATTTTGCCAGGATCTCTGCCGGTTATCTTCGCCGGCCTGAAGCTGGCGGCCGGAACCTCGCTGCTGCTCCTGGCAGCGGCGGAAATGATCGCTGCCCAGGAAGGAATCGGCGCGATGATTTTACACTATGGCGACCTGATGCTGACCACCAAGTTGATGGTGGGTGTGGTCACTTTGTCCCTGCTGGGAGTAGTGTTTAATCATCTGCTGGGGTGGGTGGAGCGGCGGATGATCCCCTGGAAACAGT